A window of Variovorax sp. HW608 genomic DNA:
GCCGGTGCCATCGATTCGGGCCTGCTCGTCCTCTTGTGCGCGGAGCGCGGCGACACCGATGCGCAGGCCGACCGCATGCTCGCCAAGATCCTGAAGCTGCGCATCTTCTCGGACGACGCTGGCAAGATGAACCTGAGCCTCGAGGACGTGGCCGGCGGCTTGCTGGTCGTGAGCCAGTTCACGCTCGCGGCCGATGCGAGCGCAGGCAATCGGCCGAGCTTCACGCAGGCGGCCGCGCCCGATGAAGGCCGGCGGCTTTACGAGCATTTCGTTTCGAAGGCCCGGGCGGCGCATCCGGTGGTCGCGACCGGCGAATTCGGCGCCGACATGAAGGTGCATCTGGTCAACGATGGCCCGGTGACCATTCTGCTGCAGATGGCGCCATGAGCCCCCGCCCGGCCGTTCCGAAGGGGGCTCGCACCGCACTGCGGAGCACGGAGGTTACCCAATGAGCGCGGCAGCAGCGCGCTTCAGTAGTTGGCCATCGGGTGGACCCGACCCCGGCGCATGAAGCGGGGGACGTGGACGACGGATGGCGCGTGGTTGTAGGATGAATTTGGGCGCTGCTGACGAGGTCGGCTTCCCCTTGGTGCGACAAGCCCGTTCAGTAGTTGGACCCGCAGTCCTGCGAGCACCCCGGAATGTGGCAGAGGGCGGCAACGCCCCGAAGCACGCTTAGTAGAGTCCGATGACGAGGACTGCCTGCGGTGCCCATCAACCGCCAGGAGGTTCTCATGCAAGTGCTTTACACGCGCTGTGCGGGCCTGGACGTGCACAAGGACACCATCGTGGCCTGCGTGCGATGCGTCTCGCCGCCCATGCATCAGGAGGTGCGCAGCTTCGGCACCACGACGGCCCAGTTGCTCGAACTGGCCGATTGGCTGGCCGAGCACGACTGCACCCATGTGGCCATGGAAGCCACCGGCGTGTACTGGAAGCCGGTGTGGCACGTGCTGGAAGCGGAGTTCGAGTTGGTGCTGGCCAACGCTGCGCATATCCGCAACGTGCCGGGTCGCAAGACCGACGTGAACGACGCGATGTGGATTGCCGATCTCTTGGCGCACGGCCTCATCCGCTCCAGCTTCGTGCCGCCGCAGGCGATCCAGCAGTTGCGCGACCTCACGCGCACCCGCAAGCAACTCGTGCGGGAGGTCTCCCAGCACTCGCTGCGTATCCAGAAGGTGCTGGAGGACGCCAACCTCAAGTTGGGCAGCGTCCTGTCGGATGTACTGGGCAAGAGCGGCCGTGCGATGCTCGATGCCATCGTGGCCGGCCAGAGTGATCCGGCGCACCTGGCCGCGCTGGCGCAGGGCACGGCGCGCAGCAAGAGCGCCGAATTGCGCGAGGCGCTGCGCGGGCGCATCACCGAGCACCACCGCACGATGCTCAGGCTGCACCTGCAGGTGATCGACGCTTTGCAGCGCACGCTGGCCGAACTGGATGCGGCCGTGGGAAAAGCGCTGGCGCCGATCCGGCAGCGCGCCCGCCTGCTCGCGACGATGCCGGGGGTCAGTGACCTGACGGCCAGCGTCGTGGTGGCGGAGATCGGCGTGGACATGTCGCGCTTCCCCAGTGCCGGCCATCTGATCTCGTGGGCCGGATTGTGTCCGCGCAGCGACGAGAGCGCCGGCAAGCGCCGCTCCACCCGCGTGCGCAAGAGCGGCACCTGGATCAAGACGGCACTGGTCACCGCCGCCTGGGCCGCGGTGCGCGTGAAGACCAGCTACCTGCGTGCGCAGTTCCTGCGTATCAAGGCACGTCGCGGAGCCAAGAAGGCCATCCTCGCCGTGGCCGCCTCGATGCTCACCGCCGCGTACCACATGCTTCGCGACGGCACCGAATACAACGACCTGGGCAGCGACCACTTCGATCGCCAGGATCGATCCAAGACCATCCGTCGCCTCATGAAACGACTTCAGGATCTCGGCTGCGATGTTCCTGTCTTGGTTCATACGGGATAACGCTTCTTAGAGCTTATCCGTAAATTATGTTGACGTCGGCAGGTACCTTGCGGAAGGCGATGATGGCGGCGGCGAGATGGTTGAGCGCGACAAAGCTGCGCTCGAGTTTCTCGTAGCGCACGAGCAGTTTTCGGAAGCGGTTGAACCAGCTATGGCAGACCTCGACAACCCAGCGGCGGGCTTTCTTGTTCGGATCGCGCCGCTTGATGTCGGCTTCGGTACGTCGACCAACGACGTGAGGGATGTAGCCGTGGCCCTCGATGGTGCGACGGTGTTCGGCTCCACGGTAGCCCGCGTCGGCGCACAGATGTTTGCTTCGCCGATGTGGCGGATCCTGGCGCGTGACGACGATGGTGCTGAGCACATCGTCAAGGCGCTTGCAGTCATGGACGTTGGCCCCGGTCACGACGAGCGACAACGGGACGCCACGGCCGTCCACCAACAGGTGGCGCTTGCTGCCCTTTTTTCCCCCGATCCGTCGGATTGCGGCCGACGGCTTGCTGAGCCAGCGGCGCCTTCATCATCGCGCCGTCGACACTCTGCCAGCGCTAGGCAATGCCCTGCATCTGGTCGTACTCGGCCAAGCCCGCCTTCCACAGAGCTTCGAAGAATCCCGCGGCTTCCCACTCAAGGAATCGCTTGTGGATGGCGCTCGCGCTGCCGAAGCGCTCCTTGGGCAGCGCCTTCCACTGGCAGCCCGTGCGCAGCACGTAGACGATTGCCTCGAACACCAGTCGAGCCGGCTTTGGCGGTCGACCGGCCCCGGGCTTGCGCACGTAGACCTTGTCTGCCGCCGAGCGCGCAGGAATCAGCGGCTCCACCCGCTGCCAGAACTCATCGGTCACCACCCACGACTCAACACGTTTCGCCAAGATCTCGATCCAGCGCCGCGCCCAATGCGGCTCGGATCGACAGTTTACCTAATTACGGATAAGGTCTTAGTAGGGGTTCTTGATGCCGAGCCGCGCCAGGATCTCGATCTCGCGCGCCTCCATCGCCTCGGCGTCTGCGTCGCTGGTCTCGTGGTCCCAGCCCTGCGCGTGAAGCGTGCCGTGCACCAGCAGGTGCGCGTAGTGCGCGGCGAGCGTCTTGCGCTGTTCCTTCGCCTCCCTGGCGACGACCGGCGCGCACAGCACGAGGTCGGCCATCACGACCGGCGCCTCTGCATAGTCGAAAGTCAGCACGTTGGTCGCATAGTCCTTGCCCCGGAACTCGCGATTCAGCCGCTGGCCTTCGTCGGCGTCGACGATGCGCACCGTGATCTCGGCGTCGGCATCGAGCGCATGGCGGATCCAGCGCGCGACGCTGTGCCGCGGCAGCGCGCCGCGATGACGCTCCACGCCCTTGAAGCGGCCGAACTGAAGCGAAAGGGAGAGTGCCGGCAACGCCATCTCAGGCGACCCTCTTCCTGGCGCTGTCGTAGGCGTCGACGATCCGCGCCACCAGCGGATGGCGCACCACGTCCGCGCTCGTGAAGTGCGTGATCGCGATGCCGTTGACGCGCTTGAGGATGCGCTCGGCGTCGATCAGCCCGCTGAGCTGCCCCTTCGGCAGGTCGATCTGGCTGACGTCGCCGGTGACCACCGCCTTGGCGCCGAAGCCGATGCGCGTGAGGAACATCTTCATCTGCTCCGGCGTGGTGTTCTGGGCCTCGTCGAGGATCACGAAGGCGTTGTTCAGCGTGCGGCCGCGCATGAAGGCCAGCGGCGCGATCTCGAGCGCATTGCGCTCGAAGGCCTTCTGCACGCGGTCGAAGCCCATCAGGTCGTAGAGCGCGTCGTACAGCGGCCGAAGATAGGGATCGACCTTCTGCGTCAGGTCGCCCGGCAGAAAGCCGAGCCGCTCGCCGGCCTCGACCGCGGGGCGCGTGAGCACGATGCGCTGGACCGCGCTGCGTTCGAGCGCATCCACCGCGCTCGCGACGGCAAGGTAGGTCTTGCCGGTGCCGGCGGGGCCGATGCCGAGCGTGATGTCGTGGCCCGCGATGTTCTGCAGGTAGACGCTCTGGTTCGGCGTGCGTGCGCGCAGATCGGCGCGCCGGGTGGCGAGGACGATGGCGCCGTCCTCCGCCTCGGTCATCGAGCCGTCGCCGGCCAGCGTGAGCTGCACCACTGCCGCATCGATCGGCCGCTGCGCGATCTCGTAGAGCGCCTGCAGCACGTCCATCGCGCGCTCGGCGTTCGCCTTGGCGCCTTCGACCTTGAACTGCTCGTGCCGGTGCGCGATCTTGACGTTGAGCGCTTCCTCGATGCGCCGCAGGTTCGCGTCGAGCGGACCGCAAAGATGCCCCAGGCGTGTGTTGTTGGGCGGGGCGAAGGTGTGTCGCAGAATCACGCGAGTTTCATTTCCAAAAGCGAGAAGGGCACCCATGATAGGCAAACTCACCGGCATCCTGGCCGAACGCAATCCTCCGCAGATCGTGGTGGACTGCCATGGCGTCGGCTACGAGGTGGATGTGCCCATGAGCACCTTCTACAACCTGCCGGCCGCGGGCGAGCGGGTGTCGCTGCTCACGCATTTCGTGGTGCGCGAGGACGCGCAGATCCTCTATGGCTTCGGCACCGCCGCCGAGCGCGCGGCCTTCCGGCAGTTGATCAAGATCTCCGGCGTCGGGCCGCGCACCGCGCTGGGCGTGCTCAGCGGCATGAGCGTGAGCGAGTTGTCGCAGGCGATCACGCTGCAGGAGGCGGGCCGCCTGGTCAGGATCCCCGGCATCGGCAAGAAGACGGCCGAGCGGTTGCTGCTGGAGCTCAAGGGCAAGCTCGGCGCCGAGATCGCGCTGCCCGCGCATGCGGCCACCGACAACCAGGCCGACATCCTGCAGGCGCTGGTCGCGCTCGGCTACAGCGACAAGGAAGCCGCTGCCGCGCTCAAGGCCCTGCCCAAGGATGTGGCGGTGGGCGAGGGGATCAAGCTGGCGCTGCGGGCCCTGGCCAAGTAGCGGCCGGCGTTCAACGCCAGTCCTGCACCGCGAGCGCCAGCGCGAACATCACGGTCTGCACGGCCACCGCGATGCCGTGCCGCTGCATCAGCTGGCGGGCCAGAAGGACCCGGTCGGCCAGCGGGCGCGAGGCATCGGCGGCGCGCCGCAGTCCCAGTCGTTCGAGGGTGCCGTCCAGGCTGGCCAGCGAGCCGACGGCGCCTTGCGCGAGCGCCTCGTACGTGCCCGCGTCGAGCCGCAGGCGCAGCGCCAGGTAGCGTTCGAGCAAGCCGACCAGCGCCACCACCGCGTAGGCGCCCCACGAGACCGATGGGAGCGATCGGCCTGTCAGCGAGAGCACCAGCCCGGCGATGCACGAAAGCGCCAGCCCCCAGGCCGCCAGCATCCCGCTGGCGCGCAGCAGGCCGGCCGTGGCAGCGCACAGCGCGCGATCGTTGTCATTCATGCTGGTGATCGACAAGGTTCTCGCCCCTTCCCGGTGGCGCATTCTGCCGTATGGCGCGTCGCCGCGGCCGCCCGACTAAACTGCTCGCTCAGCCCGCAAGCCCATGACCATCCAGACCGACGATTTCGCCCCGGCGCCGCAACGCGTGGTGTCCGCCGCGCCCGCCTCGCCCAATGAAGAAGCGATCGAACGCGCGCTGCGTCCCAAGCTGCTCGACGAATACGTCGGCCAGGCGAAGGTGCGCGAACAGCTCGAAATCTTTATCGGTGCGGCACGCCACCGGAAGGAAGCGCTGGACCATGTGCTGCTCTTCGGTCCGCCGGGGCTCGGCAAGACCACGCTGTCGCACATCATCGCGGCCGAGCTCGGCGTCAACCTGCGGCAGACCTCCGGCCCGGTGCTCGAAAAACCCAAGGACCTCGCGGCGCTGCTCACCAATCTCGAGCGCAACGACGTGCTCTTCATCGACGAGATCCATCGCCTCTCGCCGGTGGTCGAGGAAATCCTCTACCCCGCGCTGGAGGACTACCAGATCGACATCATGATCGGCGAAGGCCCCGCGGCGCGCAGCATCAAGCTCGACCTGCAGCCTTTCACGCTCGTCGGCGCGACCACCCGCGCCGGCATGCTGACCAATCCGCTGCGCGATCGCTTCGGCATCGTCGCGCGGCTCGAGTTCTATACGGCGGAGGAACTGGCGCGCATCGTCCATCGCAGCGCGGGCCTGCTCGGGGTGCCGGCGGACGAGGCCGGCGGCCTGGAGATCGCGCGCCGTTCGCGTGGCACGCCGCGCATCGCGAATCGCCTGCTGCGCCGGGTGCGCGACTATGCGCAGGTCAAGAGCGACGGCCGCATCACGGCCGACGTCGCGCACAAGGCGCTGGCGATGCTCGACGTCGATCCGCAGGGCTTCGACCTGATGGACCGCAAGCTGCTCGAAGCCGTCATCCACCGCTTCGACGGCGGCCCGGTCGGGCTCGACAACATCGCCGCGAGCATCGGCGAGGAGGCCGGCACGATCGAGGACGTGATCGAGCCCTATCTGATCCAGCAGGGCTACCTGCAGCGCACGCCGCGCGGGCGCATCGCGACCCTCGCCGCGTACCGGCATCTCGGCGTCGCCGCGCCTCAGCGCGAGGGCGACATGTTCGGAAGCTGATCGGCCGCCGCTTCGCCGGCCGGCCGCACATGGGCCGCGATCAGCCACTGCGCCGCGTAGTAGGTCGCCAGCACCCACAGCGACGCCACCGGCAGCGTCAGGACGAAGCGGTTGGTCGCCAGCAGCGAATCGCTCAGCATGAAGAAAGAGGCGCCGACCGCGACCTTGAGCGATGCCCGATCGCCCGCGACCGCGGCGCGCCCGATGGCCTGCGCCGCCATGCAGGCGATCACCACCACGTAGAGACCGACCGGAATGCGCAGGCCGCCCGGCAGCCCGCCCCACCACAGGAAGGCATACATGACCGCGCCGATGCCGAGCGTCGCGGCGAGGGCATTCGGCCGCGGAAACAGCCCGACGCCTTGCGCGAACAGCCCGATGTAGGCCAGGTGGGCGAGCAGGAAGCACACGAGCCCCGGCACGAAGAACTGCGGCCACATCAGCAGCACGTCGCCGGCCAGCGAGGCGACGAGGCCGGCGATCAGCAGCCGCGCGAAGCGTCCCGGCACCTCGGGCGCGCGATGGCGCGTCAGCGCAAAGCCGATGAGCACCGCGAGCGCGAGCGGCTTGAACACCCCATGAAGCTGCCCGATGCCCAGCGCGCCGCTGGCCGTCGCCAGCGCCGCCGCGTCGATGAAGAGGACTTCCGCCACCGTCAGCCGACCCTGCAGCGCCGCGCCGGTCGCCCACAGCCCCGCGGTCAGCGCCGCGAGCCACACCAGCGAAGTGGCCAAAGGCAGCGTGTCCGAGAACCACAGGAAGGCGATGGCGCCCGCCAGCAGCAGGGCGAACTGCGCGGCGGCGAAAGCCCGTACGCTGCCGGACGCCTGCGGCTCGTAGCGCTGCACCTGACGGATGTCGAAGGCCGGCTTGGGGTCGATCGCCGCCACATCCGCCGGCCGCCAGCCGGGCGGCTTGATCCACACGCGCAGCTTGTCGCTCCAGCGGCGGGTGCGCCAGCTGTCGCGCGCGAGGGCCCAGTACACCTCGGCATTGGCCCAGATCGGGTCCCAGCTGCGCAGCGGGCTGCGCGTGCCGTAGACGCAGGGCTCGTCTTCTTCCTTGAAAGTGCCGAAGAGCCGGTCCCACACGATGAGGACCCCGCCGTAGTTGCGATCGATGTAGCGGTCGTTGACCGCGTGGTGCACGCGGTGGTTCGACGGCGAACAGAACCAGCGGTCGAACCAGCCGAGCCGGCCGACCTGCTCGGTGTGCACCCAGAACTGGTAGAGCAGGTCGACGAGCGCGACCACGCCGAAGACCAGCGGCGGCACGCCCGCGATCGCCATCGGCAGGTAGAAGATCCAGCCGAGCAGCGCACCGCTCGAGGTCTGCCGCAGCGCGGTCGACAGGTTGTAGTGCTGGCTCTGGTGATGCACCACGTGCGCGGCCCACAGCACCGCACTCTCGTGACCGAAGCGGTGCAGCCAGTAGTAGCAGAGGTCGTAGAAGACCAGCGCCAGCAGCCAGCCGTGCCACTGCGTCCAGAAATGTTCGTTCGGGAACAGGGCGAACGCCGACCAGCAGGCGGTGTAGAGGCCGATGCGCAGCAGCCCGGTGAGGACTGCGCTGATCTGGCTCAGGATGCCGAGGCCGAGGCTGTTGATCGTGTCGGGCAGGCGGTAGGTGTCATGGCCGGTCCCGAGCTTCGCGCGCCGGCGGCCGACGAGGAATTCGATCCCGATCAGCAGGAAGAAGACAGGCGTTGCGAGGACGATGATCTGGCCGGGGCGCATGAGGTCGATTGTCCCGGCCCGCGCTCTTGTCGCCGTCACTGCAGCGTCATGGTTTGCCCCAGGGCGGCGCCCCGGCGGCGGTGTCGTCGGCGCGTCATCGTGCTGCCATGACCCCGTCATGCGCGGCTGCGAACGTGCTGGGCCATGCAAAGAGATGACGCTTTTCTTCGCGCATGGAGCGAAAGGGTGCCGCAGATCCCGGA
This region includes:
- a CDS encoding IS110 family transposase; the protein is MQVLYTRCAGLDVHKDTIVACVRCVSPPMHQEVRSFGTTTAQLLELADWLAEHDCTHVAMEATGVYWKPVWHVLEAEFELVLANAAHIRNVPGRKTDVNDAMWIADLLAHGLIRSSFVPPQAIQQLRDLTRTRKQLVREVSQHSLRIQKVLEDANLKLGSVLSDVLGKSGRAMLDAIVAGQSDPAHLAALAQGTARSKSAELREALRGRITEHHRTMLRLHLQVIDALQRTLAELDAAVGKALAPIRQRARLLATMPGVSDLTASVVVAEIGVDMSRFPSAGHLISWAGLCPRSDESAGKRRSTRVRKSGTWIKTALVTAAWAAVRVKTSYLRAQFLRIKARRGAKKAILAVAASMLTAAYHMLRDGTEYNDLGSDHFDRQDRSKTIRRLMKRLQDLGCDVPVLVHTG
- the ruvB gene encoding Holliday junction branch migration DNA helicase RuvB, translated to MTIQTDDFAPAPQRVVSAAPASPNEEAIERALRPKLLDEYVGQAKVREQLEIFIGAARHRKEALDHVLLFGPPGLGKTTLSHIIAAELGVNLRQTSGPVLEKPKDLAALLTNLERNDVLFIDEIHRLSPVVEEILYPALEDYQIDIMIGEGPAARSIKLDLQPFTLVGATTRAGMLTNPLRDRFGIVARLEFYTAEELARIVHRSAGLLGVPADEAGGLEIARRSRGTPRIANRLLRRVRDYAQVKSDGRITADVAHKALAMLDVDPQGFDLMDRKLLEAVIHRFDGGPVGLDNIAASIGEEAGTIEDVIEPYLIQQGYLQRTPRGRIATLAAYRHLGVAAPQREGDMFGS
- the dtd gene encoding D-aminoacyl-tRNA deacylase produces the protein MKALLQRVSSARVDIDGRIAGAIDSGLLVLLCAERGDTDAQADRMLAKILKLRIFSDDAGKMNLSLEDVAGGLLVVSQFTLAADASAGNRPSFTQAAAPDEGRRLYEHFVSKARAAHPVVATGEFGADMKVHLVNDGPVTILLQMAP
- the ruvA gene encoding Holliday junction branch migration protein RuvA is translated as MIGKLTGILAERNPPQIVVDCHGVGYEVDVPMSTFYNLPAAGERVSLLTHFVVREDAQILYGFGTAAERAAFRQLIKISGVGPRTALGVLSGMSVSELSQAITLQEAGRLVRIPGIGKKTAERLLLELKGKLGAEIALPAHAATDNQADILQALVALGYSDKEAAAALKALPKDVAVGEGIKLALRALAK
- a CDS encoding PhoH family protein, with the translated sequence MILRHTFAPPNNTRLGHLCGPLDANLRRIEEALNVKIAHRHEQFKVEGAKANAERAMDVLQALYEIAQRPIDAAVVQLTLAGDGSMTEAEDGAIVLATRRADLRARTPNQSVYLQNIAGHDITLGIGPAGTGKTYLAVASAVDALERSAVQRIVLTRPAVEAGERLGFLPGDLTQKVDPYLRPLYDALYDLMGFDRVQKAFERNALEIAPLAFMRGRTLNNAFVILDEAQNTTPEQMKMFLTRIGFGAKAVVTGDVSQIDLPKGQLSGLIDAERILKRVNGIAITHFTSADVVRHPLVARIVDAYDSARKRVA
- the ybeY gene encoding rRNA maturation RNase YbeY, with amino-acid sequence MALPALSLSLQFGRFKGVERHRGALPRHSVARWIRHALDADAEITVRIVDADEGQRLNREFRGKDYATNVLTFDYAEAPVVMADLVLCAPVVAREAKEQRKTLAAHYAHLLVHGTLHAQGWDHETSDADAEAMEAREIEILARLGIKNPY
- a CDS encoding lysoplasmalogenase family protein, with protein sequence MRPGQIIVLATPVFFLLIGIEFLVGRRRAKLGTGHDTYRLPDTINSLGLGILSQISAVLTGLLRIGLYTACWSAFALFPNEHFWTQWHGWLLALVFYDLCYYWLHRFGHESAVLWAAHVVHHQSQHYNLSTALRQTSSGALLGWIFYLPMAIAGVPPLVFGVVALVDLLYQFWVHTEQVGRLGWFDRWFCSPSNHRVHHAVNDRYIDRNYGGVLIVWDRLFGTFKEEDEPCVYGTRSPLRSWDPIWANAEVYWALARDSWRTRRWSDKLRVWIKPPGWRPADVAAIDPKPAFDIRQVQRYEPQASGSVRAFAAAQFALLLAGAIAFLWFSDTLPLATSLVWLAALTAGLWATGAALQGRLTVAEVLFIDAAALATASGALGIGQLHGVFKPLALAVLIGFALTRHRAPEVPGRFARLLIAGLVASLAGDVLLMWPQFFVPGLVCFLLAHLAYIGLFAQGVGLFPRPNALAATLGIGAVMYAFLWWGGLPGGLRIPVGLYVVVIACMAAQAIGRAAVAGDRASLKVAVGASFFMLSDSLLATNRFVLTLPVASLWVLATYYAAQWLIAAHVRPAGEAAADQLPNMSPSR